One window of the Anopheles cruzii chromosome 2, idAnoCruzAS_RS32_06, whole genome shotgun sequence genome contains the following:
- the LOC128268471 gene encoding uncharacterized protein LOC128268471 isoform X4 produces MSKYAWVTLATNDSYSLGALVVANSLKRVHTAHQLAVLITPGVSESMRTKLRAVFNLVDEVNLLDSKDEANLALLKRPELGITFTKLHCWRLTQYEKCVFLDADTLVLRNCDELFEREELSAAPDIGWPDCFNSGVYVFRPSLETFASLLQFAVTNGSFDGGDQGLLNAYFSDWAHKDIQKHLPFVYNTSSVATYSYLPAFKHFGQNTKILHFIGVSKPWLQNFNSETRKVYVPSECQHLANFLQYWWDIFCEDVHSRLSSDMQQAFSRWIAPAKKQVSGGGNQYRSTGTIWHDVGADGGGTDRHVSSSNQHDQQQQQREQFNPSYDPVVPVYVDPWEEYLRKQDLECQQRKHEEERLYFQYLNELRAQEQAQSRAGYEQWLESQQQQLESHHADHHHQDHHHHHEHGHHHQQEHGDAALHSGVHHQHHEANIFQRTEQWVDRMMEQHQQNQGHWETVQPTTGQEDHHHHHSNSGGHEQQPPTNMGTGTPFGGNRSDDANNRNQHGAAAAAAPPHAETSQSGRPPGVVVHQDEVAKRSPADHDSGGGGGDGTWGGQSGPHEDACGLAGALAQLHLGEAKSQEQEAYQEHMRRQCWETGNIDYMGRDSFDNIWRRIQQTLTAGGAAATTATTSTGDDTTSASPPAAPVVSAAPPSRRSPRSRSTTPKRDARERSPTPQPEDKVPVEKKEAHVVPPPAIAEEDDSALSSSVVDGSRLAQHRHPKLPPPIQYDPTTNTTTLTKKVFAGYQQIITTKSPEGKTRTHTKLVYDPSVDDEEDQAQPSQAAAKMSSGPKEEDVPDGVPRIGAGSVMPAPLKQIASVGASEPVKSRPLESVVQSKPKAAAAPPPTPASSMDQPAPAKAPAAPQQQVAQESLTARLLRTFCTIL; encoded by the exons AATACGCTTGGGTGACGCTTGCCACAAACGACTCCTACTCCCTGGGAGCCCTGGTGGTGGCAAACTCACTGAAGCGGGTACACACCGCTCACCAGCTGGCCGTGCTCATTACACCCGGTGTGTCTGAGTCCATGAG gACAAAGCTGCGCGCAGTGTTCAATCTGGTGGACGAGGTGAACCTGCTCGATTCGAAGGATGAGGCGAACCTGGCGCTACTCAAGCGCCCCGAGCTGGGCATCACCTTCACCAAGCTGCACTGCTGGCGGTTGACGCAGTACGAGAAGTGCGTGTTTCTCGACGCGGACACACTTGTGCTCCGGAACTGTGACGAGCTGTTCGAGCGCGAAGAGCTATCGGCCGCCCCGGACATCGGGTGGCCCGATTGCTTCAACTCGGGCGTCTACGTGTTCCGGCCGAGCCTGGAAACATTCGCCAGCCTGCTGCAGTTTGCCGTGACCAACGGCAGCTTCGACGGTGGCGATCAGGGCCTGTTGAATGCGTACTTCTCCGATTGGGCCCACAAGGACATCCAGAAGCACTTGCCCTTCGTGTACAACACCTCCTCGGTGGCAACGTACTCGTACTTGCCTGCATTTAAACA TTTTGGTCAGAACACAAAAATTCTTCACTTCATCGGAGTCTCGAAACCGTGGCTACAGAACTTTAACTCCGAGACGCGCAAAGTCTACGTACCGTCCGAGTGTCAGCATCTGGCCAACTTTCTGCAGTACTGGTGGGACATATTCTGCGAGGATGTCCACTCCAGGCTGAGCTCCGACATG caacaaGCCTTTAGCCGCTGGATAGCGCCCGCCAAAAAGCAGGTTAGTGGTGGCGGAAATCAGTACCGTTCCACCGGCACGATCTGGCACGATGTAGGCGCTGACGGTGGCGGAACGGACAGGCacgtgtcgtcgtcgaaccAGCAcgatcaacagcagcaacaacgcgAGCAATTTAATCCATCGTACGatccggtggtcccggtgtATGTGGATCCTTGGGAAGAGTATCTACGAAAACAGGATCTCGAGTGCCAGCAACGAAAGCACGAAGAGGAACGACTGTATTTTCAATACCTCAATGAATTGCGCGCCCAGGAACAGGCACAAAGCCGCGCCGGGTACGAGCAATGGCTGGAgagccagcaacaacagctgGAATCGCACCATgccgatcatcatcaccaagatcatcatcatcatcacgagcatggccatcatcatcagcaagAACACGGTGATGCTGCACTGCACTCGGGCGtgcaccatcagcatcacgAGGCTAATATCTTTCAGCGCACAGAGCAGTGGGTAGATCGGATGATGGAACAGCACCAACAGAATCAAGGGCACTGGGAAACGGTTCAACCGACCACCGGTCAGGaagaccaccaccatcaccattccAACAGTGGAGGCCAtgaacaacaaccaccaacaaacatgGGAACGGGTACTCCTTTCGGTGGGAATCGGTCGGATGATGCCAACAATCGAAACCaacacggtgctgctgctgctgctgcgccaccACATGCAGAGACGAGCCAGTCCGGACGACCACCGGGTGTTGTGGTGCACCAGGATGAGGTCGCAAAACGGTCGCCTGCTGATCACgacagtggtggtggcggtggtgacggaACTTGGGGTGGTCAAAGTGGTCCTCACGAGGACGCG TGTGGCCTTGCCGGTGCACTGGCTCAGCTTCACCTTGGCGAAGCAAAGTCCCAGGAACAGGAGGCCTACCAAGAGCACATGCGGCGTCAGTGCTGGGAAACGGGTAACATCGACTACATGGGACGGGATTCGTTCGACAACATTTGGCGACGCATCCAGCAAACGCTCACTGCTGGTGGCGCCGCtgcaacgacggcgacgacgagcacGGGCGACGATACGACAAGTgcttcaccaccagcagcaccggtggtGAGCGCAGCGCCGCCATCCCGCCGTTCGCCACGCTCACGATCGACCACACCGAAGCGGGACGCACGGGAGCGCTCCCCGACGCCCCAACCGGAGGACAAGGTTCCGGTTGAGAAGAAGGAAG CTCATGTCGTTCCGCCGCCAGCGATTGCCGAGGAAGACGACAGTGCCCTGAGCAGTTCGGTAGTGGACGGTTCTAGATTAGCACAGCACCGCCACCCAAAGTTGCCACCACCAATCCAATACGATCCGACCACCAACACGACCACATTGACCAAGAAAGTCTTTGCAGGATACCAGCAGATCATAACCACCAAGAGCCCGGAAGGAAAAACTCGCACCCACACGAAGCTCGTGTACGATCCCAGCGttgacgacgaggaggaccAGGCACAGCCATCACAGGCAGCGGCCAAAATGTCTTCCGGCCCGAAGGAAGAAGATGTCCCAGACGGGGTCCCGCGTATTGGCGCAGGATCAGTTATGCCGGCTCCGTTGAAACAGATTGCGTCGGTTGGAGCAAGTGAACCGGTGAAATCCAGGCCTCTGGAGAGCGTCGTACAGAGCAAGcccaaagctgctgctgctccgccaCCCACTCCTGCCAGCTCGATGGATCAACCCGCGCCAGCTaaagcaccagcagcaccgcaaCAACAGGTGGCCCAGGAGTCGCTGACAG CACGACTCTTACGAACGTTTTGTACGATCTTGTAG
- the LOC128268471 gene encoding uncharacterized protein LOC128268471 isoform X2 has translation MSKYAWVTLATNDSYSLGALVVANSLKRVHTAHQLAVLITPGVSESMRTKLRAVFNLVDEVNLLDSKDEANLALLKRPELGITFTKLHCWRLTQYEKCVFLDADTLVLRNCDELFEREELSAAPDIGWPDCFNSGVYVFRPSLETFASLLQFAVTNGSFDGGDQGLLNAYFSDWAHKDIQKHLPFVYNTSSVATYSYLPAFKHFGQNTKILHFIGVSKPWLQNFNSETRKVYVPSECQHLANFLQYWWDIFCEDVHSRLSSDMQQAFSRWIAPAKKQVSGGGNQYRSTGTIWHDVGADGGGTDRHVSSSNQHDQQQQQREQFNPSYDPVVPVYVDPWEEYLRKQDLECQQRKHEEERLYFQYLNELRAQEQAQSRAGYEQWLESQQQQLESHHADHHHQDHHHHHEHGHHHQQEHGDAALHSGVHHQHHEANIFQRTEQWVDRMMEQHQQNQGHWETVQPTTGQEDHHHHHSNSGGHEQQPPTNMGTGTPFGGNRSDDANNRNQHGAAAAAAPPHAETSQSGRPPGVVVHQDEVAKRSPADHDSGGGGGDGTWGGQSGPHEDACGLAGALAQLHLGEAKSQEQEAYQEHMRRQCWETGNIDYMGRDSFDNIWRRIQQTLTAGGAAATTATTSTGDDTTSASPPAAPVVSAAPPSRRSPRSRSTTPKRDARERSPTPQPEDKVPVEKKEAHVVPPPAIAEEDDSALSSSVVDGSRLAQHRHPKLPPPIQYDPTTNTTTLTKKVFAGYQQIITTKSPEGKTRTHTKLVYDPSVDDEEDQAQPSQAAAKMSSGPKEEDVPDGVPRIGAGSVMPAPLKQIASVGASEPVKSRPLESVVQSKPKAAAAPPPTPASSMDQPAPAKAPAAPQQQVAQESLTARKKKPKLLQLLLSCVSCAKKKRR, from the exons AATACGCTTGGGTGACGCTTGCCACAAACGACTCCTACTCCCTGGGAGCCCTGGTGGTGGCAAACTCACTGAAGCGGGTACACACCGCTCACCAGCTGGCCGTGCTCATTACACCCGGTGTGTCTGAGTCCATGAG gACAAAGCTGCGCGCAGTGTTCAATCTGGTGGACGAGGTGAACCTGCTCGATTCGAAGGATGAGGCGAACCTGGCGCTACTCAAGCGCCCCGAGCTGGGCATCACCTTCACCAAGCTGCACTGCTGGCGGTTGACGCAGTACGAGAAGTGCGTGTTTCTCGACGCGGACACACTTGTGCTCCGGAACTGTGACGAGCTGTTCGAGCGCGAAGAGCTATCGGCCGCCCCGGACATCGGGTGGCCCGATTGCTTCAACTCGGGCGTCTACGTGTTCCGGCCGAGCCTGGAAACATTCGCCAGCCTGCTGCAGTTTGCCGTGACCAACGGCAGCTTCGACGGTGGCGATCAGGGCCTGTTGAATGCGTACTTCTCCGATTGGGCCCACAAGGACATCCAGAAGCACTTGCCCTTCGTGTACAACACCTCCTCGGTGGCAACGTACTCGTACTTGCCTGCATTTAAACA TTTTGGTCAGAACACAAAAATTCTTCACTTCATCGGAGTCTCGAAACCGTGGCTACAGAACTTTAACTCCGAGACGCGCAAAGTCTACGTACCGTCCGAGTGTCAGCATCTGGCCAACTTTCTGCAGTACTGGTGGGACATATTCTGCGAGGATGTCCACTCCAGGCTGAGCTCCGACATG caacaaGCCTTTAGCCGCTGGATAGCGCCCGCCAAAAAGCAGGTTAGTGGTGGCGGAAATCAGTACCGTTCCACCGGCACGATCTGGCACGATGTAGGCGCTGACGGTGGCGGAACGGACAGGCacgtgtcgtcgtcgaaccAGCAcgatcaacagcagcaacaacgcgAGCAATTTAATCCATCGTACGatccggtggtcccggtgtATGTGGATCCTTGGGAAGAGTATCTACGAAAACAGGATCTCGAGTGCCAGCAACGAAAGCACGAAGAGGAACGACTGTATTTTCAATACCTCAATGAATTGCGCGCCCAGGAACAGGCACAAAGCCGCGCCGGGTACGAGCAATGGCTGGAgagccagcaacaacagctgGAATCGCACCATgccgatcatcatcaccaagatcatcatcatcatcacgagcatggccatcatcatcagcaagAACACGGTGATGCTGCACTGCACTCGGGCGtgcaccatcagcatcacgAGGCTAATATCTTTCAGCGCACAGAGCAGTGGGTAGATCGGATGATGGAACAGCACCAACAGAATCAAGGGCACTGGGAAACGGTTCAACCGACCACCGGTCAGGaagaccaccaccatcaccattccAACAGTGGAGGCCAtgaacaacaaccaccaacaaacatgGGAACGGGTACTCCTTTCGGTGGGAATCGGTCGGATGATGCCAACAATCGAAACCaacacggtgctgctgctgctgctgcgccaccACATGCAGAGACGAGCCAGTCCGGACGACCACCGGGTGTTGTGGTGCACCAGGATGAGGTCGCAAAACGGTCGCCTGCTGATCACgacagtggtggtggcggtggtgacggaACTTGGGGTGGTCAAAGTGGTCCTCACGAGGACGCG TGTGGCCTTGCCGGTGCACTGGCTCAGCTTCACCTTGGCGAAGCAAAGTCCCAGGAACAGGAGGCCTACCAAGAGCACATGCGGCGTCAGTGCTGGGAAACGGGTAACATCGACTACATGGGACGGGATTCGTTCGACAACATTTGGCGACGCATCCAGCAAACGCTCACTGCTGGTGGCGCCGCtgcaacgacggcgacgacgagcacGGGCGACGATACGACAAGTgcttcaccaccagcagcaccggtggtGAGCGCAGCGCCGCCATCCCGCCGTTCGCCACGCTCACGATCGACCACACCGAAGCGGGACGCACGGGAGCGCTCCCCGACGCCCCAACCGGAGGACAAGGTTCCGGTTGAGAAGAAGGAAG CTCATGTCGTTCCGCCGCCAGCGATTGCCGAGGAAGACGACAGTGCCCTGAGCAGTTCGGTAGTGGACGGTTCTAGATTAGCACAGCACCGCCACCCAAAGTTGCCACCACCAATCCAATACGATCCGACCACCAACACGACCACATTGACCAAGAAAGTCTTTGCAGGATACCAGCAGATCATAACCACCAAGAGCCCGGAAGGAAAAACTCGCACCCACACGAAGCTCGTGTACGATCCCAGCGttgacgacgaggaggaccAGGCACAGCCATCACAGGCAGCGGCCAAAATGTCTTCCGGCCCGAAGGAAGAAGATGTCCCAGACGGGGTCCCGCGTATTGGCGCAGGATCAGTTATGCCGGCTCCGTTGAAACAGATTGCGTCGGTTGGAGCAAGTGAACCGGTGAAATCCAGGCCTCTGGAGAGCGTCGTACAGAGCAAGcccaaagctgctgctgctccgccaCCCACTCCTGCCAGCTCGATGGATCAACCCGCGCCAGCTaaagcaccagcagcaccgcaaCAACAGGTGGCCCAGGAGTCGCTGACAG caagaaagaaaaaaccgaaactttTGCAGTTACTACTATCCTGTGTCTCTTGTGCCAAGAAAAAACGACGATAG
- the LOC128268471 gene encoding AT-rich interactive domain-containing protein 1B isoform X1, whose amino-acid sequence MSKYAWVTLATNDSYSLGALVVANSLKRVHTAHQLAVLITPGVSESMRTKLRAVFNLVDEVNLLDSKDEANLALLKRPELGITFTKLHCWRLTQYEKCVFLDADTLVLRNCDELFEREELSAAPDIGWPDCFNSGVYVFRPSLETFASLLQFAVTNGSFDGGDQGLLNAYFSDWAHKDIQKHLPFVYNTSSVATYSYLPAFKHFGQNTKILHFIGVSKPWLQNFNSETRKVYVPSECQHLANFLQYWWDIFCEDVHSRLSSDMQQAFSRWIAPAKKQVSGGGNQYRSTGTIWHDVGADGGGTDRHVSSSNQHDQQQQQREQFNPSYDPVVPVYVDPWEEYLRKQDLECQQRKHEEERLYFQYLNELRAQEQAQSRAGYEQWLESQQQQLESHHADHHHQDHHHHHEHGHHHQQEHGDAALHSGVHHQHHEANIFQRTEQWVDRMMEQHQQNQGHWETVQPTTGQEDHHHHHSNSGGHEQQPPTNMGTGTPFGGNRSDDANNRNQHGAAAAAAPPHAETSQSGRPPGVVVHQDEVAKRSPADHDSGGGGGDGTWGGQSGPHEDACGLAGALAQLHLGEAKSQEQEAYQEHMRRQCWETGNIDYMGRDSFDNIWRRIQQTLTAGGAAATTATTSTGDDTTSASPPAAPVVSAAPPSRRSPRSRSTTPKRDARERSPTPQPEDKVPVEKKEAHVVPPPAIAEEDDSALSSSVVDGSRLAQHRHPKLPPPIQYDPTTNTTTLTKKVFAGYQQIITTKSPEGKTRTHTKLVYDPSVDDEEDQAQPSQAAAKMSSGPKEEDVPDGVPRIGAGSVMPAPLKQIASVGASEPVKSRPLESVVQSKPKAAAAPPPTPASSMDQPAPAKAPAAPQQQVAQESLTGKGSSASTIDSTQPTKTVRKKRTISPPSLAKTNNITTNKPSDQSSGETLQSLQSPQSPPIRASKSSTAAAKPSGSSNRSSAATIGASSNKTATIAGQTAKPSANSTLPSRPAVAIATADSLTEARSSSSQPSPPLLPTRSVPPTAPKPQDVSTVADATKAVPTPPVPPRRKRESRTARLARLLRTFCTIL is encoded by the exons AATACGCTTGGGTGACGCTTGCCACAAACGACTCCTACTCCCTGGGAGCCCTGGTGGTGGCAAACTCACTGAAGCGGGTACACACCGCTCACCAGCTGGCCGTGCTCATTACACCCGGTGTGTCTGAGTCCATGAG gACAAAGCTGCGCGCAGTGTTCAATCTGGTGGACGAGGTGAACCTGCTCGATTCGAAGGATGAGGCGAACCTGGCGCTACTCAAGCGCCCCGAGCTGGGCATCACCTTCACCAAGCTGCACTGCTGGCGGTTGACGCAGTACGAGAAGTGCGTGTTTCTCGACGCGGACACACTTGTGCTCCGGAACTGTGACGAGCTGTTCGAGCGCGAAGAGCTATCGGCCGCCCCGGACATCGGGTGGCCCGATTGCTTCAACTCGGGCGTCTACGTGTTCCGGCCGAGCCTGGAAACATTCGCCAGCCTGCTGCAGTTTGCCGTGACCAACGGCAGCTTCGACGGTGGCGATCAGGGCCTGTTGAATGCGTACTTCTCCGATTGGGCCCACAAGGACATCCAGAAGCACTTGCCCTTCGTGTACAACACCTCCTCGGTGGCAACGTACTCGTACTTGCCTGCATTTAAACA TTTTGGTCAGAACACAAAAATTCTTCACTTCATCGGAGTCTCGAAACCGTGGCTACAGAACTTTAACTCCGAGACGCGCAAAGTCTACGTACCGTCCGAGTGTCAGCATCTGGCCAACTTTCTGCAGTACTGGTGGGACATATTCTGCGAGGATGTCCACTCCAGGCTGAGCTCCGACATG caacaaGCCTTTAGCCGCTGGATAGCGCCCGCCAAAAAGCAGGTTAGTGGTGGCGGAAATCAGTACCGTTCCACCGGCACGATCTGGCACGATGTAGGCGCTGACGGTGGCGGAACGGACAGGCacgtgtcgtcgtcgaaccAGCAcgatcaacagcagcaacaacgcgAGCAATTTAATCCATCGTACGatccggtggtcccggtgtATGTGGATCCTTGGGAAGAGTATCTACGAAAACAGGATCTCGAGTGCCAGCAACGAAAGCACGAAGAGGAACGACTGTATTTTCAATACCTCAATGAATTGCGCGCCCAGGAACAGGCACAAAGCCGCGCCGGGTACGAGCAATGGCTGGAgagccagcaacaacagctgGAATCGCACCATgccgatcatcatcaccaagatcatcatcatcatcacgagcatggccatcatcatcagcaagAACACGGTGATGCTGCACTGCACTCGGGCGtgcaccatcagcatcacgAGGCTAATATCTTTCAGCGCACAGAGCAGTGGGTAGATCGGATGATGGAACAGCACCAACAGAATCAAGGGCACTGGGAAACGGTTCAACCGACCACCGGTCAGGaagaccaccaccatcaccattccAACAGTGGAGGCCAtgaacaacaaccaccaacaaacatgGGAACGGGTACTCCTTTCGGTGGGAATCGGTCGGATGATGCCAACAATCGAAACCaacacggtgctgctgctgctgctgcgccaccACATGCAGAGACGAGCCAGTCCGGACGACCACCGGGTGTTGTGGTGCACCAGGATGAGGTCGCAAAACGGTCGCCTGCTGATCACgacagtggtggtggcggtggtgacggaACTTGGGGTGGTCAAAGTGGTCCTCACGAGGACGCG TGTGGCCTTGCCGGTGCACTGGCTCAGCTTCACCTTGGCGAAGCAAAGTCCCAGGAACAGGAGGCCTACCAAGAGCACATGCGGCGTCAGTGCTGGGAAACGGGTAACATCGACTACATGGGACGGGATTCGTTCGACAACATTTGGCGACGCATCCAGCAAACGCTCACTGCTGGTGGCGCCGCtgcaacgacggcgacgacgagcacGGGCGACGATACGACAAGTgcttcaccaccagcagcaccggtggtGAGCGCAGCGCCGCCATCCCGCCGTTCGCCACGCTCACGATCGACCACACCGAAGCGGGACGCACGGGAGCGCTCCCCGACGCCCCAACCGGAGGACAAGGTTCCGGTTGAGAAGAAGGAAG CTCATGTCGTTCCGCCGCCAGCGATTGCCGAGGAAGACGACAGTGCCCTGAGCAGTTCGGTAGTGGACGGTTCTAGATTAGCACAGCACCGCCACCCAAAGTTGCCACCACCAATCCAATACGATCCGACCACCAACACGACCACATTGACCAAGAAAGTCTTTGCAGGATACCAGCAGATCATAACCACCAAGAGCCCGGAAGGAAAAACTCGCACCCACACGAAGCTCGTGTACGATCCCAGCGttgacgacgaggaggaccAGGCACAGCCATCACAGGCAGCGGCCAAAATGTCTTCCGGCCCGAAGGAAGAAGATGTCCCAGACGGGGTCCCGCGTATTGGCGCAGGATCAGTTATGCCGGCTCCGTTGAAACAGATTGCGTCGGTTGGAGCAAGTGAACCGGTGAAATCCAGGCCTCTGGAGAGCGTCGTACAGAGCAAGcccaaagctgctgctgctccgccaCCCACTCCTGCCAGCTCGATGGATCAACCCGCGCCAGCTaaagcaccagcagcaccgcaaCAACAGGTGGCCCAGGAGTCGCTGACAGGTAAAGGATCAAGTGCATCAACCATCGACTCAACGCAGCCGACTAAAACGGTGCgcaaaaaacgaaccatttcacCACCGTCGCTGGCAAAGACcaacaacatcaccaccaacaaaccGTCGGATCAGTCGTCGGGTGAAACACTTCAGTCACTACAGTCACCACAGTCTCCGCCAATCCGTGCGTCGAAATCATCCACGGCGGCAGCGAAGCCATCCGGTTCAAGTAATCGATCTTCAGCCGCCACAATCGGGGCATCGTCCAACAAAACGGCGACGATCGCCGGTCAAACGGCCAAGCCCTCCGCCAACTCCACGCTGCCATCTCGTCCTGCtgtcgccatcgccactgcCGACTCACTAACCGAAGCTCGAAGCTCGTCATCAcaaccatcgccaccgctTTTGCCtactcgttccgttccgccgaCGGCCCCGAAACCACAGGACGTttcgacggtggccgacgcCACGAAGGCTGTTCCGACGCCGCCCGTACCGCCACGGCGTAAACGTGAATCTAGAACGGCACGTTTAG CACGACTCTTACGAACGTTTTGTACGATCTTGTAG
- the LOC128268471 gene encoding mucin-2 isoform X5 translates to MSKYAWVTLATNDSYSLGALVVANSLKRVHTAHQLAVLITPGVSESMRTKLRAVFNLVDEVNLLDSKDEANLALLKRPELGITFTKLHCWRLTQYEKCVFLDADTLVLRNCDELFEREELSAAPDIGWPDCFNSGVYVFRPSLETFASLLQFAVTNGSFDGGDQGLLNAYFSDWAHKDIQKHLPFVYNTSSVATYSYLPAFKHFGQNTKILHFIGVSKPWLQNFNSETRKVYVPSECQHLANFLQYWWDIFCEDVHSRLSSDMRTEQWVDRMMEQHQQNQGHWETVQPTTGQEDHHHHHSNSGGHEQQPPTNMGTGTPFGGNRSDDANNRNQHGAAAAAAPPHAETSQSGRPPGVVVHQDEVAKRSPADHDSGGGGGDGTWGGQSGPHEDACGLAGALAQLHLGEAKSQEQEAYQEHMRRQCWETGNIDYMGRDSFDNIWRRIQQTLTAGGAAATTATTSTGDDTTSASPPAAPVVSAAPPSRRSPRSRSTTPKRDARERSPTPQPEDKVPVEKKEGYQQIITTKSPEGKTRTHTKLVYDPSVDDEEDQAQPSQAAAKMSSGPKEEDVPDGVPRIGAGSVMPAPLKQIASVGASEPVKSRPLESVVQSKPKAAAAPPPTPASSMDQPAPAKAPAAPQQQVAQESLTGKGSSASTIDSTQPTKTVRKKRTISPPSLAKTNNITTNKPSDQSSGETLQSLQSPQSPPIRASKSSTAAAKPSGSSNRSSAATIGASSNKTATIAGQTAKPSANSTLPSRPAVAIATADSLTEARSSSSQPSPPLLPTRSVPPTAPKPQDVSTVADATKAVPTPPVPPRRKRESRTARLARLLRTFCTIL, encoded by the exons AATACGCTTGGGTGACGCTTGCCACAAACGACTCCTACTCCCTGGGAGCCCTGGTGGTGGCAAACTCACTGAAGCGGGTACACACCGCTCACCAGCTGGCCGTGCTCATTACACCCGGTGTGTCTGAGTCCATGAG gACAAAGCTGCGCGCAGTGTTCAATCTGGTGGACGAGGTGAACCTGCTCGATTCGAAGGATGAGGCGAACCTGGCGCTACTCAAGCGCCCCGAGCTGGGCATCACCTTCACCAAGCTGCACTGCTGGCGGTTGACGCAGTACGAGAAGTGCGTGTTTCTCGACGCGGACACACTTGTGCTCCGGAACTGTGACGAGCTGTTCGAGCGCGAAGAGCTATCGGCCGCCCCGGACATCGGGTGGCCCGATTGCTTCAACTCGGGCGTCTACGTGTTCCGGCCGAGCCTGGAAACATTCGCCAGCCTGCTGCAGTTTGCCGTGACCAACGGCAGCTTCGACGGTGGCGATCAGGGCCTGTTGAATGCGTACTTCTCCGATTGGGCCCACAAGGACATCCAGAAGCACTTGCCCTTCGTGTACAACACCTCCTCGGTGGCAACGTACTCGTACTTGCCTGCATTTAAACA TTTTGGTCAGAACACAAAAATTCTTCACTTCATCGGAGTCTCGAAACCGTGGCTACAGAACTTTAACTCCGAGACGCGCAAAGTCTACGTACCGTCCGAGTGTCAGCATCTGGCCAACTTTCTGCAGTACTGGTGGGACATATTCTGCGAGGATGTCCACTCCAGGCTGAGCTCCGACATG CGCACAGAGCAGTGGGTAGATCGGATGATGGAACAGCACCAACAGAATCAAGGGCACTGGGAAACGGTTCAACCGACCACCGGTCAGGaagaccaccaccatcaccattccAACAGTGGAGGCCAtgaacaacaaccaccaacaaacatgGGAACGGGTACTCCTTTCGGTGGGAATCGGTCGGATGATGCCAACAATCGAAACCaacacggtgctgctgctgctgctgcgccaccACATGCAGAGACGAGCCAGTCCGGACGACCACCGGGTGTTGTGGTGCACCAGGATGAGGTCGCAAAACGGTCGCCTGCTGATCACgacagtggtggtggcggtggtgacggaACTTGGGGTGGTCAAAGTGGTCCTCACGAGGACGCG TGTGGCCTTGCCGGTGCACTGGCTCAGCTTCACCTTGGCGAAGCAAAGTCCCAGGAACAGGAGGCCTACCAAGAGCACATGCGGCGTCAGTGCTGGGAAACGGGTAACATCGACTACATGGGACGGGATTCGTTCGACAACATTTGGCGACGCATCCAGCAAACGCTCACTGCTGGTGGCGCCGCtgcaacgacggcgacgacgagcacGGGCGACGATACGACAAGTgcttcaccaccagcagcaccggtggtGAGCGCAGCGCCGCCATCCCGCCGTTCGCCACGCTCACGATCGACCACACCGAAGCGGGACGCACGGGAGCGCTCCCCGACGCCCCAACCGGAGGACAAGGTTCCGGTTGAGAAGAAGGAAG GATACCAGCAGATCATAACCACCAAGAGCCCGGAAGGAAAAACTCGCACCCACACGAAGCTCGTGTACGATCCCAGCGttgacgacgaggaggaccAGGCACAGCCATCACAGGCAGCGGCCAAAATGTCTTCCGGCCCGAAGGAAGAAGATGTCCCAGACGGGGTCCCGCGTATTGGCGCAGGATCAGTTATGCCGGCTCCGTTGAAACAGATTGCGTCGGTTGGAGCAAGTGAACCGGTGAAATCCAGGCCTCTGGAGAGCGTCGTACAGAGCAAGcccaaagctgctgctgctccgccaCCCACTCCTGCCAGCTCGATGGATCAACCCGCGCCAGCTaaagcaccagcagcaccgcaaCAACAGGTGGCCCAGGAGTCGCTGACAGGTAAAGGATCAAGTGCATCAACCATCGACTCAACGCAGCCGACTAAAACGGTGCgcaaaaaacgaaccatttcacCACCGTCGCTGGCAAAGACcaacaacatcaccaccaacaaaccGTCGGATCAGTCGTCGGGTGAAACACTTCAGTCACTACAGTCACCACAGTCTCCGCCAATCCGTGCGTCGAAATCATCCACGGCGGCAGCGAAGCCATCCGGTTCAAGTAATCGATCTTCAGCCGCCACAATCGGGGCATCGTCCAACAAAACGGCGACGATCGCCGGTCAAACGGCCAAGCCCTCCGCCAACTCCACGCTGCCATCTCGTCCTGCtgtcgccatcgccactgcCGACTCACTAACCGAAGCTCGAAGCTCGTCATCAcaaccatcgccaccgctTTTGCCtactcgttccgttccgccgaCGGCCCCGAAACCACAGGACGTttcgacggtggccgacgcCACGAAGGCTGTTCCGACGCCGCCCGTACCGCCACGGCGTAAACGTGAATCTAGAACGGCACGTTTAG CACGACTCTTACGAACGTTTTGTACGATCTTGTAG